AGCATTTAGTGATCGATTATCCTGGTTCAGATTCTGAAACAAATTGCCAATGACAGATGATAGGGTGCGTTGATAACCAGCCAGGTTTCATTCTTTTCTTCTTCGACTTTTGCTTCACCAAAAGTAGAGGTCATCCGCCGCAGTGGACCGCCGTTTGACCACCCACGCACTGCAGACCCGAATCGAAAAGCAGCATCACCGCTGTCCCGAAACAATAGGTCGAAGCGCTTGATGCCTGATTATTGCACGCTACTACGCTGCTTTCTTTACAGGAAGGATGCTTCCGGAATCCTGAAGCATCAAACACCGCTGTAGATATACCCTGAGACAGGCATCCCCTTTACATTTTATATTGGATATTTCATATTTTACATTCTCAGAAACGATACACCCCGGACTGCAGCTCGTAAACAGTGATATTTCCCTGCTTTCCGAGGAGGCGTACCTGGTTCTTTTTTTCCTTCAGTATCAGCCCGTCTGTATCCGCGATCTTTAACAATGCCGTAGTATTCGGGGGAATCTCCAGCTCCATATGAAGTACTCCATTTCTTCTGCTCCAGTTACTTTTAATAAACCCTGCGGGAGACTCAAAACCGGCTTTTACCCAGCCCAGTTTTGAAGCCGCAATTTGCGGGGGCTGGATCACAAACCGCTCATATCCGGGTTTGTCAACCTTGATACCGGCCAGCCCGTCGATGTACCAGGCGCCCGGGTATAAAAACGAACTGTGGAGCAGCGAATGGCCGGGCAGGTCCTTTTCCCACATTTCCCAGATCGTGGTGGCACCGTTTGCCTTCATATAGCCCCATCCCGGATAATCCGTTTTTGAAGTCATCTCCAATAAAAGATCCTGCCGGTTTTGCTCCCGTAGCAGTTTAAACAGCAATGCACCGCCGGTGATTCCTACATGGATATGTCCTTTCCGGCGCACCCGGATCTCATGCTCCAAACGTTTCCAAACTTTTTGCTTATATGCATCCGGCACCACCTCCGCCAACAGCGCCGCCACCAGGTTGCCCATCGATCCATCGGCATAGGAAGTATCGGCTTCATTGAAAAATTTCTTATGGATCACATCGCTGAAAGCAGCCGCCTGCTCCCGCCATTTGCCGGCCCATTCTTTTTCACCGATCTGGTCCGCAATCTTTATTGCGGTCCGAAGGTTATAGATACGGTATAGATTGTTAAAACATAAGTTCTGCGGCGAATCATTATTCATGCCCTCAGCCGTAGCATTGGGCCAGAGCCAGTCGCCTAAAAAATCCCATTTGCCGCCAAAGCGCTGCAGGATGCCGTCACGGGTATTGCGCTCCAGGAAATCCAGCCAGTTCCGGATCAGCGTAAAGTTGTTCCGGAGCATACTTTCATCACCATATTGCCGGTAAAAGTACCAGGGTAAGGTTACCACAATACCCCCCCAGGCCGGTCCACCACCCCCCATATAGGTTGGTGCTGTGTGGGGCAGGATGCCCTGGTGGAGGTGGCGTCCGCTCATCACCGCTTTCCGGGCAAATGCCGTATCATACATATTGCCCACAATGGATTCGGTACCGCTTACATCACGCCAGTCTTCCATCCATTTCGTATACATTGCGGCCACCTGGTAATTCAGCATCCCGGTTTCACAGGTGGCATGTGCATCTCCACCGTAGCCCAGCCGCTCACGCTGCGGACAATCGACAATGAATCCACCCAATGACAAATTCTCGTAGGTCCAGCGAACGGTATTATAGATCCAGTTCTGCAGGCTGTCTGAACAGCTGAAGCTGGCCGCATCTTTATAGGCCGTGCGCACCAGCCATCCTTTAATGTCTCCGAGCTGCGGCGTTTTGGTAACGCCTTTTATCGTAATCCACCGGCCGGAACCATAGTTGAATTTATTGCGAAAAGTTCCTTTGCCGGTTTTATCAAAAATATAAGCGCTGTGCAGGCCAAAGGTCATCTCCATGTTTTCCCGTTCGGAAAACAGCAGCTCCGCACGATGGCCCGGCTGCCCTTCCAGCTTTGCCGCGATCCAACCTGCAAAGTTCACCCCCATATCCACCCGGTAAGTATCATCACTGATCTTTTTTATGGAGACAGGCCGGATCTCGTCAAAGCGCCGGTTCTGCTCTACCTGCTGGGCCGATACCTGCAGGCCGGG
The sequence above is a segment of the Niabella agricola genome. Coding sequences within it:
- a CDS encoding family 78 glycoside hydrolase catalytic domain, which translates into the protein MKSITRTRKMCAVFLLLLPLWGYAASAPLLPVNLKVEYLDNPLGLDRPQPRFSWTLKSTRPGLYGQKQTAYRVLVASSLKKLNAGIGDIWDSEWERSAQMSQVVLPGARLHSDRRYYWKVAVKDETNAVSDWSATAYWHTGMLEPGAWKAGWIGSSVIFDPAQKDCNIPDPWLRKVFALDAIPAQAMLYVASVGFHELYVNGKRVGDDVMPTAVTDHTKRARYLAYDIAPYLNKGANAIAIWLGTSWSIHGPYVTKDRPNTPIVAAQVDCYAHKDPGPAERPFATVRTDASWKVKGSPNKLLGVWNSNRMGGELWDANLDEPLWNTIAYRDANWLAATVYHPGLQVSAQQVEQNRRFDEIRPVSIKKISDDTYRVDMGVNFAGWIAAKLEGQPGHRAELLFSERENMEMTFGLHSAYIFDKTGKGTFRNKFNYGSGRWITIKGVTKTPQLGDIKGWLVRTAYKDAASFSCSDSLQNWIYNTVRWTYENLSLGGFIVDCPQRERLGYGGDAHATCETGMLNYQVAAMYTKWMEDWRDVSGTESIVGNMYDTAFARKAVMSGRHLHQGILPHTAPTYMGGGGPAWGGIVVTLPWYFYRQYGDESMLRNNFTLIRNWLDFLERNTRDGILQRFGGKWDFLGDWLWPNATAEGMNNDSPQNLCFNNLYRIYNLRTAIKIADQIGEKEWAGKWREQAAAFSDVIHKKFFNEADTSYADGSMGNLVAALLAEVVPDAYKQKVWKRLEHEIRVRRKGHIHVGITGGALLFKLLREQNRQDLLLEMTSKTDYPGWGYMKANGATTIWEMWEKDLPGHSLLHSSFLYPGAWYIDGLAGIKVDKPGYERFVIQPPQIAASKLGWVKAGFESPAGFIKSNWSRRNGVLHMELEIPPNTTALLKIADTDGLILKEKKNQVRLLGKQGNITVYELQSGVYRF